A stretch of the Oncorhynchus clarkii lewisi isolate Uvic-CL-2024 chromosome 9, UVic_Ocla_1.0, whole genome shotgun sequence genome encodes the following:
- the LOC139417424 gene encoding small ribosomal subunit protein eS21 translates to MQNDAGEFVDLYVPRKCSASNRIIGAKDHASIQINIAEVDKATGRFNGQFKTYAICGAIRRMGEADDSLLRLAKTDSIVSKNF, encoded by the exons atgcaGAACGACGCTGGTGAATTCGTGGACCTGTACGTCCCACGTAAATG CTCAGCAAGCAACAGAATCATCGGAGCCAAGGACCACGCCTCTATCCAGATCAACATTGCTGAG GTTGACAAGGCAACCGGTCGCTTCAATGGCCAGTTCAAGACCTACGCCATCTGCGGTGCCATCCGCAGAATG GGCGAGGCCGACGACTCCCTCCTGAGGCTGGCTAAGACCGACAGCATCGTGTCAAA GAACTTCTAG